In a single window of the Nicotiana tomentosiformis chromosome 10, ASM39032v3, whole genome shotgun sequence genome:
- the LOC104102670 gene encoding protein ASPARTIC PROTEASE IN GUARD CELL 1: MATSNSTSSIFFLVLLFVTALSRTTPDASRTTFLSVPSSIQKTLNPFSVDSSQAVKSLKQDENVISTSSSSSLSLQLHSRVSVRGTSHRDYNSLTLARLERDSARVKSLQTRVDLVVQRITKSDLKPVEVEFQAEELEGPIISGTSQGSGEYFSRIGIGHPPNQVYMVLDTGSDVNWIQCAPCADCYQQADPIFEPASSSTFSPLTCDTKQCQSLDVSECRNDTCLYEVSYGDGSYTVGDFVTERVTFGGSASVENVAIGCGHNNEGLFVGAAGLLGLGGGALSFPSQINASSFSYCLVDRDSDSTSTLEFGGVISPDAVTAPLIRNSKLDTFYYLELTGLSVAGNLLSVPPSAFKVSDNGDGGVIIDSGTAVTRLQTDVYNTLRDEFVKGTRHLPSTNSVALFDTCYDLKSMKSVEVPTVSFHFSNGKELPLPAKNYLIPVDSSGTFCFAFAPTSSSLSIIGNVQQQGTRVSFDLKNSLIGFSSNKC, encoded by the coding sequence ATGGCCACTTCCAATTCCACTTCCTCCATTTTCTTCCTTGTTCTGTTATTCGTCACAGCTCTTTCACGTACAACTCCAGATGCTTCAAGAACAACATTTCTTAGCGTTCCATCCTCCATTCAAAAAACCCTGAACCCGTTCTCAGTGGATTCATCTCAAGCTGTAAAATCACTAAAACAAGATGAAAATGTCATTTCTACGTCATCGTCTTCTTCGCTGAGTCTTCAACTGCATTCTCGAGTATCAGTACGTGGTACTTCACATAGAGATTACAACTCACTTACACTAGCTCGACTGGAGCGTGACTCAGCTCGAGTCAAATCGCTTCAAACTCGTGTAGATCTGGTTGTACAACGGATTACTAAATCGGATCTTAAACCGGTTGAAGTCGAGTTTCAAGCCGAGGAATTGGAAGGGCCGATTATTTCAGGGACTAGTCAAGGAAGCGGCGAGTATTTCTCACGAATTGGCATCGGTCACCCGCCAAATCAAGTTTATATGGTGCTCGATACTGGAAGTGACGTGAACTGGATCCAGTGTGCGCCTTGCGCTGATTGTTACCAGCAAGCCGATCCGATTTTTGAGCCGGCTTCGTCTTCTACATTTTCGCCGCTCACTTGTGATACAAAGCAGTGCCAATCGCTTGATGTTTCTGAATGTAGGAACGACACGTGCCTTTATGAGGTCTCCTACGGCGATGGCTCGTACACCGTTGGCGATTTTGTGACGGAAAGAGTTACCTTTGGAGGCTCTGCTTCGGTTGAGAATGTAGCTATCGGATGTGGACATAATAACGAAGGTTTATTCGTCGGCGCCGCTGGATTGTTAGGTCTCGGCGGCGGCGCGTTATCATTTCCTTCACAGATTAATGCTTCTTCTTTCTCTTATTGCTTAGTGGATCGTGACTCGGACTCGACGTCAACTCTCGAGTTCGGCGGAGTGATATCGCCAGACGCCGTGACTGCTCCGTTAATCCGGAATTCGAAGCTCGACACATTCTATTACCTGGAATTAACGGGACTCAGCGTCGCGGGGAATTTGCTTTCAGTTCCTCCGTCAGCTTTCAAAGTGAGCGATAACGGCGACGGCGGCGTGATTATCGATTCCGGAACGGCGGTGACCAGACTTCAGACAGACGTGTACAACACGCTCCGTGACGAGTTCGTGAAAGGAACGAGGCACTTGCCGTCAACTAACAGCGTGGCGTTATTCGACACATGCTATGATTTGAAATCGATGAAAAGCGTGGAAGTTCCAACGGTGTCGTTTCATTTCTCTAACGGGAAAGAGTTACCGTTACCGGCTAAAAATTACCTGATACCGGTTGATTCGTCGGGAACTTTCTGTTTCGCTTTTGCTCCAACGTCGTCATCGCTGTCAATTATCGGTAATGTTCAACAGCAGGGGACACGTGTCAGTTTCGACCTGAAAAACTCTCTCATTGGATTCTCTTccaataaatgttag